One segment of Carya illinoinensis cultivar Pawnee chromosome 1, C.illinoinensisPawnee_v1, whole genome shotgun sequence DNA contains the following:
- the LOC122315159 gene encoding rho GDP-dissociation inhibitor 1-like: protein MSAVVGTFSATKDVTFNPQMEEEELKSNKNNNVGREAVQVPHRDDDHDDTDNDGDELEEENEAKLKSEKELDLGPQVSLKEQLEKDKDDESLRKWKEQLLGSIDLSAVGETKEPEVKIQSLTILCPGRPDLVLQIPSVKKSKSTLFSLKEGSQYRLKFTFTVSNNIVSGLKYTNVVWKTGVRVDNSKKMLGTFSPQKEPYSCEMEEETTPSGMFARGSYHVRTKFVDDDGKCYLDAGYYFEIQKNWPKPL, encoded by the exons ATGTCGGCAGTTGTGGGAACTTTCTCCGCAACTAAGGACGTTACCTTCAATCCTCAAATGGAGGAAGAGGAGCTCAAAAGTAACAAGAACAACAATGTTGGTCGTGAAGCAGTCCAGGTGCCCCACAgagatgatgatcatgatgataCTGACAATGATGGTGATGAGctagaggaagagaatgaagcCAAGTTGAAATCTGAGAAGGAATTGGATCTTGGACCTCAAGTTTCTCTTAAGGAACAGCTCGAAAAAGATAAA GATGAtgaaagcttgaggaaatggaaGGAACAACTTCTTGGAAGTATTGATCTGTCCGCTGTTGGAG AAACTAAAGAACCAGAAGTGAAGATACAAAGCCTGACAATACTATGCCCGGGCAGACCAGATCTCGTTCTGCAAATTCCGTCAGTTAAGAAGTCTAAAAGCACCCTCTTCAGCCTCAAGGAAGGAAGCCAGTACCGCCTCAAATTTACCTTCACCGTTTCCAACAACATTGTCTCTGGTCTCAAGTACACCAATGTTGTGTGGAAGACGGGTGTGAGAG TTGACAATTCAAAGAAGATGCTCGGGACTTTTAGTCCTCAGAAAGAGCCTTATTCATGTGAGATGGAAGAAGAAACCACCCCGTCCGGCATGTTTGCCAGAGGCTCGTACCATGTTAGAACCAAG TTTGTGGATGATGATGGAAAATGCTATTTGGACGCGGGTTACTACTTCGAAATTCAGAAGAACTGGCCAAAACCGTTATGA